A part of Diprion similis isolate iyDipSimi1 chromosome 12, iyDipSimi1.1, whole genome shotgun sequence genomic DNA contains:
- the LOC124413067 gene encoding uncharacterized protein LOC124413067 → MIGKCSALIVFLTLIVVAHGAPRKPRRATLPSWHHPCGENHHTTTEENMVDDCETGLRSGLQVLTSSNAFTLDNYVTSKYDQLYSQVSSLPEHQYKQNWVPGKKDVKMVMDLVKANPKTIAEHLPKLHTDLQKFVVGLEELVEDETREEVHNVLVKTRDSLMVDLCEVEIFLSSMCLKVPERVSEDIMTGPDKDPVGETKRLVRDWGILYRYGDYLSAWEKVLH, encoded by the exons ATGATCGGCAAATGCTCGGCACTAATCGTCTTCCTGACACTCATCGTCGTGGCTCACGGTGCACCCAGGAAACCCAGAAGGGCCACCCTTCCGTCGTGGCACCACCCCTGCGGAGAAAACCATCATACGACAACGGAAGAGAACATGGTCGATGACTGCGAAACGGGCTTGAGGAGCGGACTGCAAGTCCTGACTTCTAGTAACGCTTTTACCCTAGATAACTACGTGACGAGCAAGTACGATCAACTCTATTCGCAAGTCAGCAGCCTGCCGGAACACCAGTACAAACAGAATTGGGTGCCTGGTAAAAAGGACGTCAAAATGGTCATGGATCTGGTGAAGGCCAACCCTAAGACG ATCGCCGAGCACCTTCCAAAGCTCCACACTGACCTACAGAAGTTCGTCGTAGGTTTGGAGGAACTCGTCGAGGACGAGACGAGGGAAGAAGTGCACAACGTGCTCGTGAAGACGCGGGATAGCCTAATGGTGGACCTCTGCGAGGTCGAGATCTTCTTGTCGTCCATGTGTCTTAAGGTCCCGGAGCGAGTCAGCGAGGACATCATGACAGGTCCCGACAAAGACCCGGTCGGTGAGACCAAGCGGTTGGTTCGAGACTGGGGCATCCTCTACAGGTACGGAGACTACCTCTCCGCGTGGGAGAAGGTCTTGCACTAA